Within the Micromonospora citrea genome, the region TGGCCGAGCTGGGGCTGCGCCCGCGCCGGCTCTTCGACACCGAACTGGCCGCCCGGCTGGCCGGATTCGAGCGGGTCGGCCTGGCCGCGCTGACCGAGCAGCTACTCGGCTACAGCCTGGAGAAGCACCACTCGGCGGCCGACTGGTCGAGCCGGCCGCTGCCGGAGTCCTGGCTGACCTACGCGGCGCTGGACGTGGAGATGCTGGTCGACCTGCGCGACGCGCTCGACGAGGAGCTGACCCGGCAGGGCAAGTCCGCCTGGGCGGCGGAGGAGTTCGCCGCGCTCGTGCGCACCGGCGCCCGGCCGCCCCGGGTCCGGGCCGAGCCCTGGCGACGCACCTCCGGCATCCACCGCGTGCGCGGGGCGCGCGCCCAGGCGCGCGTGCGCTCCCTCTGGTACGCGCGGGACCAGATCGCGGCCCGCCGGGACGCGGCCCCCGGGCGGGTGCTGCCGGACTCGGCCATCGTGGCGGCCGCCGAGCTGGACCCGAAGGACGAGAAGACCCTGCTCACCCTGCCCGGCTTCGGCGGGCGCTCGGTGCGGCGGCTGGCCCGCACCTGGCTGGCCGCGCTGGACGACGCCCGGCAGCTCCCGGATGACGCGCTGCCGGTCGCCCCGACGGTCGAGGGCCCCCCACCGCCGCACCGCTGGGCCGAGCGGGACCCGGTGGCGGCGGCCCGGCTGGCCCGGTGCCGGGAGGTGGTGGTGCGGATCGCGGGCGCGCACAACCTGCCGCCGGAGAACCTGATCGCGCCCGACTCGATCCGCCGCCTGGCCTGGGTCCCCCCGGAGGAGGTCACGGAGTCGACCGTGGCGGAGACCCTCCGCGGCCTCAACGCCCGAGAGTGGCAGATCACTCTCCTCCTCCCCGCCCTCACCGAAGCCCTCCAGGACCCACCCCCCACCCCCTGACCCCAGCCCTCTCCCCGCGTTGATCATGAGGTTGTTGTCGCCGCACCCGGCGTGTCGGCGCAACAACTTCATGATCAAGCAGTCGGTCGCTGACAGGGTGGTGTGGGGTTGGACACACCGGGGCGGGTGCCGGCAATGGTTACTGACGAGTAGCATCCGGGGGAACACGCCCGTGCCGGCGACCTTCGTTCCGTCCGCAGTGCCGCCCGTCGGCGCGGCGGCCGAATCGTGGTCGAAGAGGAGGCTCAAGTGCCCCGTGAAGTTCGGGATGTCGTCTTCGTCGACGGCGTCCGCACCCCCTTCGGCAAGGCGGGTGGCATGTACGCCAACACCCGCGCCGACGACCTGGTGATCCGCTGCATCCGCGAACTGCTGCGCCGTAACCCGCAGCTGCCGCCGGAGCGGGTCGAGGAGGTCGCCATCGCCGCCACCACCCAGATCGGCGACCAGGGCCTGACGATCGGCCGGACCGCCGCCCTGCTGGCCGGCCTGCCCAAGACCGTCCCCGGTTTCGCGATCGACCGGATGTGCGCCGGCGCGATGACCGCCGTGACCACCGTCGCCAGCGGCATCGCCATGGGCGCGTACGACGTCGCCATCGCCGGGGGCGTCGAGCACATGGGCCGCCACCCGATGGGTGAGGGCGTCGACCCCAACCCGCGGATCGTCGCGGAGAAGCTGGTCGACCCGTCCGCCCTGGTCATGGGCGCGACCGCGGAGAACCTGCACGACCGGGTACCGCACATCACCAAGGAGCGCACCGACGCCTTCGCGCTCGCCTCGCAGCAGAAGACCGCCAAGGCGTACGCCAACGGCAAGCTCCAGGACGATCTGGTGCCGATGGCGATCCGCGACGCCGACGGCGGCTGGGGCCTGGCCACGGTGGACGAGGCGCCCCGGGACACCTCGCTGGAGAAGCTCGCCACCCTGAAGACCCCGTTCCGCCCGCACGGCAAGGTCACCGCCGGCAACGCGGCCGGTCTGAACGACGGCGCCACCGCCAGCCTGCTCGCCT harbors:
- a CDS encoding ribonuclease D; its protein translation is MTDEPPLRRRAAESRTGNEADRPPSARPEPADAGTEPHADGPVPLIAPREGTPQPAATPDELAEVVARFAAGTGPVALDAERASGYRYSQRAYLVQLRRAGSGTALIDPLPLPDLSALDTVIGEAEWVLHAASQDLPCLAELGLRPRRLFDTELAARLAGFERVGLAALTEQLLGYSLEKHHSAADWSSRPLPESWLTYAALDVEMLVDLRDALDEELTRQGKSAWAAEEFAALVRTGARPPRVRAEPWRRTSGIHRVRGARAQARVRSLWYARDQIAARRDAAPGRVLPDSAIVAAAELDPKDEKTLLTLPGFGGRSVRRLARTWLAALDDARQLPDDALPVAPTVEGPPPPHRWAERDPVAAARLARCREVVVRIAGAHNLPPENLIAPDSIRRLAWVPPEEVTESTVAETLRGLNAREWQITLLLPALTEALQDPPPTP
- a CDS encoding thiolase family protein, translating into MPREVRDVVFVDGVRTPFGKAGGMYANTRADDLVIRCIRELLRRNPQLPPERVEEVAIAATTQIGDQGLTIGRTAALLAGLPKTVPGFAIDRMCAGAMTAVTTVASGIAMGAYDVAIAGGVEHMGRHPMGEGVDPNPRIVAEKLVDPSALVMGATAENLHDRVPHITKERTDAFALASQQKTAKAYANGKLQDDLVPMAIRDADGGWGLATVDEAPRDTSLEKLATLKTPFRPHGKVTAGNAAGLNDGATASLLASEDVARELGLPVAMRLVSFGFVGVEPEVMGVGPIPSTEKALRIAGLSIDDIGLFELNEAFAVQVLAFLDHFGIADDDPRVNPWGGAIAIGHPLASSGVRLMTQLARQFAEHPEVRYGLTAMCIGIGMGGTVIWENPHWEGGDK